The proteins below are encoded in one region of Desulfobulbaceae bacterium:
- the ftsZ gene encoding cell division protein FtsZ: protein MTFEIAELDTRAKITVIGVGGGGGNAVNTMVDSRLGGVNFIAANTDLQALESSKADVRIQLGPKKTKGLGAGANPELGRESAEESIQEIREALTGSDMVFVTAGMGGGTGTGAAPVVARISRELGALTVGVVTKPFVFEGRARMKNAEQGWVKLKEHVDTIITIPNDRLIAMSNKGTTFINGMKMADDVLVQAVKGISDLINMRGYINPDFADVRAIMNEMGPALMGAGESVGENRAVEAVNMAIASPLLQDINISGAKGVLVNISANEASLTMAEVTEATTRIYQEVHDEATIILGVIFDDTLGEAMRVTVIATGIKEEEEIEVLPSKVMPLAARKEQQEGEAPVSAPSHPAPGRRVDSVLERREKTIAPPVLRPRTFGAARPQFLDEEELDRPTFIRRNEN, encoded by the coding sequence CAATGCGGTGAACACCATGGTGGACAGCCGGTTGGGCGGGGTTAATTTCATTGCTGCCAATACTGACCTTCAGGCCTTGGAGTCGTCAAAGGCGGATGTCCGCATCCAGTTGGGTCCGAAGAAGACTAAGGGCCTCGGCGCTGGCGCTAATCCGGAACTTGGGCGGGAATCCGCCGAAGAGAGCATTCAGGAGATCAGGGAAGCCCTTACCGGGTCAGATATGGTCTTTGTGACCGCTGGCATGGGCGGTGGCACCGGGACCGGGGCTGCGCCGGTGGTTGCTCGGATCAGTCGGGAACTTGGGGCGCTGACCGTGGGTGTGGTGACCAAGCCTTTTGTCTTCGAAGGCAGAGCCCGGATGAAAAATGCCGAGCAGGGGTGGGTCAAGCTCAAGGAGCATGTTGACACCATCATCACGATCCCGAATGATCGTCTGATCGCCATGAGCAATAAGGGGACCACCTTCATCAATGGCATGAAGATGGCCGATGATGTCCTGGTTCAGGCGGTAAAGGGCATCTCAGACCTGATCAATATGCGTGGTTATATCAACCCTGACTTTGCCGATGTCCGTGCTATCATGAACGAGATGGGCCCGGCCTTGATGGGTGCAGGGGAGTCGGTAGGAGAAAACCGGGCGGTTGAGGCGGTCAATATGGCGATTGCCAGTCCGTTGCTGCAAGATATTAATATCAGTGGCGCCAAGGGTGTCTTGGTTAATATTTCGGCCAACGAAGCATCTCTGACCATGGCTGAAGTGACAGAGGCCACCACCAGGATATACCAGGAGGTCCATGACGAGGCGACTATCATCCTTGGGGTTATCTTTGATGATACCTTGGGTGAGGCCATGCGGGTGACGGTAATCGCCACCGGTATCAAGGAGGAGGAAGAGATCGAAGTTCTGCCCAGCAAGGTCATGCCTTTGGCAGCAAGAAAAGAGCAGCAGGAAGGCGAGGCTCCTGTCTCTGCTCCCTCTCATCCTGCCCCTGGCCGGCGGGTAGATTCGGTCCTGGAGCGCCGTGAGAAAACCATTGCGCCTCCTGTGCTTCGACCGAGAACGTTTGGCGCTGCGCGGCCCCAGTTTCTAGATGAAGAAGAGTTGGATCGGCCAACGTTTATTCGTCGCAATGAAAATTGA